A region of Streptomyces deccanensis DNA encodes the following proteins:
- a CDS encoding ABC transporter substrate-binding protein: MESSRGQVTGGAGGRSFSRRWFLGAGSASLLTAGLGAGLTACGSGGGSGGGDGKTLTAFVYGDDAVKVQQAGVDRFNKSAAAKKAGGTIKLQKVPGSDYSPKLRTAMGSPSAPDIFFNWGGGSIKPYEEAGKLVDLTDIIEGDPVLKSGFLPSVLAAGDLGGRHYGIPMRGMQPVILFYNKSVFAEHKLQPPTTWDQLLDINAKLKKAKITPFALGGSDVWPELMWLEYLVDRIGGPEVFKRIQDGDAEGWGDPAVVRAAELVKELIDDGAFGSKFTSVSYVNGGAPAVFARGKAAMHLMGSWEYSTQLGKFPDFAKSNLGWAAFPTVEGGTGDVRNVVGNPTNYWSINARTKNKDLAVGFLKDCASKEYAQALIDNGDVPTTSNAAELLASSPNPEYAKFQYDMVQKAPAFTLSWDQALGDGLGTKMHTEIGKLFAGQSSPSEFVTACKGLK; encoded by the coding sequence ATGGAGTCGAGTAGAGGCCAGGTCACCGGCGGCGCAGGCGGCCGTTCGTTCAGCAGGCGCTGGTTCCTCGGCGCGGGGTCCGCCTCGTTGCTCACCGCCGGCCTCGGGGCCGGCCTCACCGCCTGCGGCTCCGGCGGCGGCTCGGGCGGCGGGGACGGCAAGACGCTCACCGCGTTCGTGTACGGCGACGACGCGGTGAAGGTCCAGCAGGCGGGCGTGGACCGGTTCAACAAGTCGGCCGCGGCGAAGAAGGCCGGCGGCACCATCAAGCTCCAGAAGGTCCCCGGCTCCGACTACTCCCCCAAGCTCCGCACGGCGATGGGCTCCCCGAGCGCGCCGGACATCTTCTTCAACTGGGGCGGCGGCTCGATCAAGCCGTACGAGGAGGCGGGCAAGCTCGTCGACCTCACCGACATCATCGAGGGCGACCCGGTCCTCAAGTCCGGCTTCCTGCCCTCGGTCCTCGCGGCCGGCGACCTGGGGGGCCGCCACTACGGCATCCCGATGCGCGGCATGCAGCCGGTGATCCTCTTCTACAACAAGTCCGTCTTCGCCGAGCACAAGCTCCAGCCGCCCACCACCTGGGACCAACTCCTCGACATCAACGCCAAGTTGAAGAAGGCGAAGATCACCCCCTTCGCGCTCGGCGGCTCCGACGTCTGGCCCGAGCTGATGTGGCTGGAGTATCTGGTCGACCGGATCGGCGGTCCCGAGGTCTTCAAGCGCATCCAGGACGGTGACGCCGAGGGCTGGGGCGACCCGGCCGTCGTCCGTGCCGCCGAGCTGGTCAAGGAGCTCATCGACGACGGCGCCTTCGGCTCCAAGTTCACCTCGGTGTCGTACGTCAACGGCGGCGCTCCCGCGGTCTTCGCGCGCGGCAAGGCGGCCATGCACCTGATGGGCTCGTGGGAGTACTCGACCCAGCTCGGCAAGTTCCCGGACTTCGCCAAGAGCAACCTGGGCTGGGCCGCCTTCCCGACCGTCGAGGGCGGCACCGGTGACGTCCGCAACGTCGTCGGCAACCCCACCAACTACTGGTCGATCAACGCCCGTACGAAGAACAAGGATCTCGCGGTCGGCTTCCTGAAGGACTGCGCGTCGAAGGAGTACGCGCAGGCGCTCATCGACAACGGCGACGTGCCGACCACCTCGAACGCGGCCGAGCTGCTCGCCTCCTCCCCCAACCCCGAGTACGCGAAGTTCCAGTACGACATGGTGCAGAAGGCCCCGGCCTTCACGCTCTCCTGGGATCAGGCGCTCGGCGACGGCCTCGGCACCAAGATGCACACGGAGATAGGCAAGCTGTTCGCGGGCCAGTCCTCGCCGAGCGAGTTCGTGACGGCGTGCAAGGGGCTGAAGTGA
- a CDS encoding LacI family DNA-binding transcriptional regulator codes for MKPAKPEEIQTRARASHSTQTATLAEIARQAGVSAPTVSKVLNGRADVAPATRTRVEDLLREYGYRRRRAEATRSPLIDLVFHELESAWAMEVIRGVENIAREEGLSVVLSESAGRLTPGRTWADQVAARRPHGVVLVLSGLDESQRALLTSRSIPFVVMDPAGDPGDDVPSIGATNWQGGLAATRHLIELGHRRIGAISGPSRMMCSRARVDGYRAALETAGLPVAADLIKAGDFHHETGYRLGLELLRRPDRPTAVFAGNDLQALGLYEAARELGLRIPEDLSVVGFDDLPVARWVGPPLTTVRQPLMEMAEAAARLVLDLGRQDGGPSAATRVELATSLVVRSSTGVPPLAP; via the coding sequence ATGAAGCCCGCGAAGCCCGAGGAAATCCAGACAAGAGCGCGTGCGTCGCACTCCACGCAGACCGCGACGCTCGCCGAGATCGCCCGCCAGGCAGGCGTCTCGGCTCCGACTGTTTCGAAGGTGCTCAACGGCCGCGCGGACGTCGCGCCCGCGACCCGCACCCGCGTCGAGGACCTGCTGCGCGAGTACGGCTACCGCCGCCGACGCGCCGAGGCGACCCGGTCCCCCCTCATCGACCTGGTCTTCCACGAGCTGGAGAGCGCCTGGGCCATGGAGGTCATCCGGGGTGTGGAGAACATCGCGCGCGAGGAGGGCCTGAGCGTCGTCCTCTCCGAGAGCGCGGGGCGCCTCACCCCCGGCCGCACCTGGGCCGACCAGGTCGCCGCGCGCCGCCCGCACGGGGTCGTGCTGGTCCTGTCGGGGCTGGACGAGTCCCAGCGCGCCCTGCTCACCAGCCGCTCCATCCCGTTCGTGGTGATGGACCCGGCGGGCGACCCGGGCGACGACGTACCCTCGATCGGCGCCACCAACTGGCAGGGCGGCCTCGCCGCGACCCGTCATCTGATCGAACTCGGCCACCGGCGCATCGGCGCCATCAGCGGACCCTCGCGGATGATGTGCAGCCGCGCCCGGGTCGACGGCTACCGGGCCGCCCTGGAGACCGCCGGGCTGCCGGTCGCCGCCGACCTGATCAAGGCCGGGGACTTCCACCACGAGACCGGCTACCGGCTGGGGCTGGAGCTGCTGCGCCGCCCCGACCGCCCGACCGCCGTCTTCGCCGGCAACGACCTCCAGGCCCTCGGCCTCTACGAGGCGGCCCGCGAACTGGGCCTGCGCATCCCGGAGGACCTCAGCGTCGTCGGCTTCGACGACCTGCCGGTGGCCCGCTGGGTGGGGCCCCCGCTGACGACCGTGCGCCAGCCCCTGATGGAGATGGCCGAGGCGGCGGCCCGCCTGGTGCTGGACCTGGGGCGCCAGGACGGGGGCCCCTCGGCGGCGACGAGGGTGGAGCTGGCGACGAGTCTGGTGGTGCGCAGTAGTACGGGGGTGCCGCCACTGGCTCCCTGA
- a CDS encoding endo-1,4-beta-xylanase, with product MRPSLSGLLTGLAAVAALIVAAPSAHAADPPLRDLAAAKNKAIGTAVTGSKLTGTYGEIAGREFNWLTPGNAMKWGSVEPTRGNFNWTEADQIVDFAEAHDQDVRGHTLVWHSQNPSWLDNGTWTPAQLSQLMNDHIALEVGRYKGRLAAWDVVNEPFNEDGTYRQTLWYNGLGADYIAQALTAARAADPAAKLYINDYNVEGVNAKSTALYNLVRDLKARGVPIDGVGLQAHLILGQVPSTLQQNIQRFADLGVDVAITELDIRMQLPATAAKLAQQRTEFDAVVKACVAVTRCTGVTVWGFTDSDSWIPDTFPGEGAATPYDESYAPKPAYYGIATALGGTVTEPPVPTGCSAVYSVPNQWNTGFTGNVTISCAAGSSLSSWRVTWTFGAGQRVGQAWNANCVQTGTAVSCSNASWNGSVPSGGSVSFGFNGTWSGSNPVPTVTLG from the coding sequence ATGAGACCCTCCCTGAGCGGCCTGCTCACCGGCCTGGCCGCCGTCGCCGCCCTGATCGTCGCCGCCCCCTCCGCCCACGCCGCCGACCCACCCCTGCGTGACCTCGCCGCGGCCAAGAACAAGGCGATCGGCACCGCCGTCACCGGCTCCAAACTCACCGGCACCTACGGCGAGATCGCGGGCCGGGAGTTCAACTGGCTCACCCCCGGCAACGCCATGAAGTGGGGCTCCGTCGAACCCACCCGGGGCAACTTCAACTGGACCGAGGCCGACCAGATCGTCGACTTCGCCGAGGCCCACGACCAGGACGTACGCGGCCACACCCTCGTCTGGCACAGCCAGAACCCGAGCTGGCTCGACAACGGCACCTGGACACCCGCGCAGCTCAGCCAGCTGATGAACGACCACATCGCCCTCGAGGTCGGCCGCTACAAGGGCCGCCTCGCCGCCTGGGACGTGGTGAACGAGCCGTTCAACGAGGACGGCACCTACCGCCAGACCCTCTGGTACAACGGCCTCGGCGCCGACTACATCGCCCAGGCCCTGACCGCCGCCCGCGCCGCCGACCCGGCCGCCAAGCTCTACATCAACGACTACAACGTCGAGGGCGTCAACGCGAAGAGCACGGCCCTCTACAACCTGGTCCGGGACCTCAAGGCACGCGGTGTCCCCATCGACGGGGTCGGCCTCCAGGCCCACCTGATCCTCGGTCAGGTCCCCTCCACGCTCCAGCAGAACATCCAGCGCTTCGCCGACCTGGGCGTGGACGTCGCCATCACCGAACTCGACATCCGGATGCAACTCCCCGCCACGGCGGCCAAGTTGGCCCAGCAGCGCACCGAGTTCGACGCCGTGGTGAAGGCCTGCGTCGCCGTGACCCGCTGCACCGGTGTGACGGTCTGGGGCTTCACCGACTCCGACTCCTGGATCCCGGACACCTTCCCCGGCGAGGGCGCGGCGACCCCGTACGACGAGAGCTACGCGCCGAAGCCCGCGTACTACGGCATCGCGACGGCGCTCGGTGGCACGGTGACCGAGCCACCGGTACCCACCGGCTGCTCGGCCGTGTACAGCGTCCCGAACCAGTGGAACACCGGCTTCACCGGCAATGTGACCATCAGTTGCGCCGCCGGATCCTCGCTCTCCTCCTGGCGGGTCACCTGGACGTTCGGGGCGGGGCAGCGGGTCGGCCAGGCGTGGAACGCGAACTGCGTCCAGACGGGTACGGCCGTCAGCTGTTCCAACGCCTCCTGGAACGGGAGCGTGCCGAGCGGCGGTTCGGTGAGCTTCGGCTTCAACGGAACCTGGAGCGGGAGCAATCCGGTGCCCACGGTGACGCTGGGCTGA
- a CDS encoding LCP family protein: MCVNGEESAFGGGSGDPARRRRRLRIAGCLLAGVLVVGAGGAGWAFWRLNDNIASVDIDAALGDNRPAKIRSSPDPFASDPSASNPSASAAAEALPSGALNILVLGSDSRSGKENAELGGGDEGAGARSDTAMVVHVDEGRTGATVVSIPRDTLVTRPSCPLESGGSTAVAYNVMFNSAYAVGGPVCAVKTVESMTDVRMDHYIEIDFAGFAKLVDALGGVTVTTDEDIDDEDSHLTLDAGTHHLDGEQALALARTRHGIGDGSDLGRIGLQQTLVKALLDQISSTDLLTNPAQLYRAADAITGSLTTDTGLDSLGELVSLGKSLNGLTSAETETVMMPVVTAAYDRNRVVADEPEASRLWESLR, translated from the coding sequence CTGTGCGTGAATGGTGAAGAAAGCGCGTTCGGGGGCGGCAGCGGGGACCCGGCCCGACGGCGGCGTCGGCTGAGAATCGCCGGGTGCCTGCTCGCCGGGGTCCTCGTGGTCGGGGCGGGCGGGGCGGGTTGGGCGTTCTGGCGGCTGAACGACAACATCGCGAGTGTCGACATCGACGCCGCCCTCGGCGACAACCGCCCCGCGAAGATCCGTTCCTCCCCGGATCCGTTCGCGTCGGATCCGTCCGCGTCAAATCCGTCGGCGTCGGCCGCCGCCGAGGCCCTGCCGAGCGGCGCCCTGAACATCCTCGTCCTCGGCTCCGACTCCCGCAGCGGCAAGGAGAACGCGGAACTCGGCGGCGGCGACGAGGGCGCGGGGGCCCGCTCGGACACGGCGATGGTCGTCCACGTCGACGAGGGGCGCACCGGGGCGACGGTCGTCAGCATCCCCCGCGACACCCTCGTCACCCGCCCGTCCTGCCCGCTGGAGTCGGGCGGCTCGACGGCGGTGGCGTACAACGTGATGTTCAACAGCGCGTACGCGGTCGGCGGCCCGGTCTGCGCGGTCAAGACGGTCGAGTCGATGACGGACGTCCGCATGGACCACTACATCGAGATCGACTTCGCCGGCTTCGCGAAGCTCGTCGACGCCCTCGGCGGCGTCACGGTCACCACGGACGAGGACATCGACGACGAGGACAGCCATCTGACCCTGGACGCCGGCACCCACCACCTGGACGGCGAACAGGCCCTCGCCCTGGCCCGCACCCGCCACGGCATCGGCGACGGCAGCGACCTCGGCCGCATCGGCCTCCAGCAGACACTGGTCAAGGCCCTGCTGGACCAGATCTCCTCGACCGACCTCCTGACCAACCCCGCGCAGCTCTACCGGGCCGCCGACGCGATCACCGGAAGCCTGACGACGGACACCGGACTGGACTCGCTGGGGGAGCTGGTGAGCCTGGGCAAGAGCCTGAACGGCCTGACCTCGGCCGAGACGGAGACCGTGATGATGCCGGTGGTCACGGCCGCGTACGACCGCAACCGGGTGGTGGCGGACGAGCCGGAGGCGAGCCGGTTGTGGGAGTCGCTGAGGTAG
- a CDS encoding YciI family protein has protein sequence MPRYLSLVQIDEKTAPAEGPSPELMQRMGELLEEITKAGVMLDTAGLTPTAQGARVHWEGGRISVTDGPFTESKEVVGGYALMQCKDMAEAIEWTKRFLKVHEEHWTVTCEVREIMEG, from the coding sequence ATGCCGCGTTATCTGTCGCTGGTTCAGATCGACGAGAAGACCGCCCCCGCCGAGGGGCCCAGCCCCGAGCTGATGCAACGGATGGGGGAGCTGCTGGAGGAGATCACCAAGGCGGGGGTCATGCTCGACACCGCCGGCCTGACGCCGACCGCGCAAGGGGCGCGCGTGCACTGGGAGGGCGGCAGGATCTCCGTCACGGACGGGCCGTTCACCGAGTCCAAGGAGGTCGTCGGCGGCTATGCGCTGATGCAGTGCAAGGACATGGCCGAGGCGATCGAGTGGACCAAGCGGTTCCTGAAGGTGCACGAGGAGCACTGGACGGTGACGTGCGAGGTGCGGGAGATCATGGAGGGCTGA
- a CDS encoding RNA polymerase sigma factor, giving the protein MTSQPTPPMPPPKDPDPDTAIETVFRIESPRVIAGVARIVRDVGIAEELAQDALVAALERWPRDGVPDNPGAWLMATAKHRAIDLVRRRERYARKLAEVGRDLEAAGPYLDQPSDPDDIDDDLLRLVFTACHPVLSAEARIALTLRLLGGLTTTEIARAFLTPEPTLAQRIVRAKRTLATRNVAFEVPYGPDREARLDSVLEVIYLIFNEGYAATAGDDLLRPALCEDALRLARVLAQLMPKEPEVHGLVALLELQESRAATRTGPAGEPVLLRDQDRRRWNRLLIARGFTALGRATAAAQGAPGPYALQAAIAACHAQAYTYDETDWPRIATLYALLAARAPSPVVELNRAVAVSMAEGPGPALEIVDSLAAEPALRDYHLLPSVRGDLLHRLGRTEEARAEFLRAATLTHNERERALMLARAQEE; this is encoded by the coding sequence GTGACCTCACAGCCCACCCCGCCCATGCCCCCACCCAAGGACCCCGACCCGGACACGGCCATCGAGACCGTGTTCCGGATCGAGTCGCCCAGAGTCATCGCCGGTGTCGCGCGGATCGTGCGGGACGTCGGGATCGCGGAGGAGTTGGCACAGGACGCGCTGGTCGCCGCGCTGGAGCGATGGCCGAGGGACGGGGTGCCGGACAATCCAGGCGCCTGGCTCATGGCGACGGCCAAGCACCGGGCGATCGACCTCGTGCGCCGCCGGGAGCGGTACGCGCGCAAGCTCGCGGAGGTGGGGCGGGACCTGGAGGCGGCGGGGCCGTATCTCGATCAGCCGTCCGACCCGGACGACATCGACGACGACCTGCTCCGCCTGGTCTTCACGGCCTGCCACCCGGTGCTGTCCGCCGAGGCCCGCATCGCCCTCACCCTGCGGCTGCTCGGCGGCCTGACCACCACCGAGATCGCCCGCGCCTTCCTGACCCCCGAGCCGACGCTCGCCCAGCGCATCGTCCGCGCCAAGCGCACGCTGGCCACGAGGAACGTCGCCTTCGAGGTGCCGTACGGCCCCGACCGGGAGGCCCGCCTCGACTCCGTCCTGGAGGTCATCTACCTGATCTTCAACGAGGGGTACGCGGCCACCGCGGGCGACGACCTGCTGCGCCCGGCGCTGTGCGAGGACGCCCTCCGACTGGCGCGCGTGCTGGCCCAGTTGATGCCCAAGGAGCCCGAGGTGCACGGTCTGGTCGCCCTGCTGGAGCTCCAGGAGTCGCGGGCGGCCACCCGCACGGGGCCCGCCGGGGAGCCGGTCCTGCTGCGGGACCAGGACCGCCGCCGCTGGAACCGCCTCCTCATCGCCCGGGGCTTCACCGCCCTCGGCCGTGCCACCGCCGCCGCGCAGGGGGCCCCGGGCCCGTACGCCCTCCAGGCGGCCATCGCCGCGTGCCACGCCCAGGCGTACACCTACGACGAGACGGACTGGCCGAGGATCGCCACGCTGTACGCCCTGCTGGCCGCCCGCGCCCCGTCCCCCGTGGTCGAACTGAACCGCGCGGTCGCCGTCTCCATGGCCGAGGGCCCCGGCCCCGCCCTGGAGATCGTGGACAGCCTCGCCGCCGAACCCGCCCTGCGGGACTACCACTTGCTGCCGAGCGTGCGCGGCGACCTCCTCCACCGCCTGGGCCGCACGGAGGAGGCGCGCGCGGAGTTCCTCCGGGCGGCCACCCTGACCCACAACGAACGCGAGCGGGCGTTGATGCTGGCGAGGGCGCAGGAGGAGTGA
- a CDS encoding THUMP-like domain-containing protein has product MNDLDPAAFLTPLLTPEGRALLDEVRDTEPARELAVATRLRRDHPADLVSAALAQARLRQRAVAKFGAADAERMFFTPNGVEQSTRTSVATYRAECFRALGVRSVADLCCGIGGDAIAFARAGIRVLAVDRDPLTVAVARANADALGLAGLVEVREADVTEVDTAGYDAVFVDPARRSSKRGRIFDPEAYSPPLSWAVSAALKAPLGALKIAPGIPHEAIPPEAEAEWISDGGDVKEAVLWFRADGTPGARRAMLLPAEAGIRATPDTMLPDPPVRPVGRYLYEPDGAVIRAHLVAEVAEELAGGLIDPTIAYVTADEHHVTPYATAYEITDRLPFNVKKLKALLREREVGILTVKKRGSAVEPEELRKKVKPQGRNAATVFLTRVAGAPTMLIGHPA; this is encoded by the coding sequence GTGAACGACCTCGACCCCGCCGCCTTCCTCACCCCCCTCCTCACCCCCGAGGGCCGTGCCCTCCTCGACGAGGTGCGCGACACCGAGCCCGCGCGGGAGCTGGCCGTGGCGACCCGGCTGCGCCGCGACCACCCGGCGGACCTGGTCTCGGCCGCGCTGGCACAGGCCCGGCTGCGGCAGCGGGCCGTGGCGAAGTTCGGCGCGGCGGACGCCGAGCGAATGTTCTTCACGCCGAACGGGGTCGAACAGTCGACCAGGACGAGCGTGGCGACGTACCGGGCCGAGTGTTTCCGGGCGCTGGGCGTGCGGTCGGTCGCCGACCTGTGCTGCGGGATCGGCGGGGACGCGATCGCGTTCGCGCGGGCCGGGATCCGGGTGCTGGCCGTCGACCGCGACCCGCTGACCGTGGCGGTGGCCCGCGCCAACGCCGACGCGCTCGGGCTCGCCGGGCTGGTCGAGGTGCGCGAGGCGGATGTGACGGAGGTGGACACGGCCGGGTACGACGCCGTGTTCGTCGACCCCGCCCGGCGTTCCTCCAAGCGCGGCCGGATCTTCGACCCGGAGGCCTACTCCCCGCCCCTGTCCTGGGCCGTGTCCGCCGCGCTGAAGGCCCCGCTCGGCGCGCTGAAGATCGCGCCCGGCATCCCGCACGAGGCGATCCCGCCGGAGGCCGAGGCCGAGTGGATCTCGGACGGTGGGGACGTGAAGGAGGCCGTGCTCTGGTTCCGTGCGGACGGGACGCCGGGGGCGCGGCGGGCGATGCTGCTGCCCGCCGAGGCCGGGATCCGCGCCACGCCCGACACGATGCTGCCCGACCCGCCGGTCCGTCCGGTGGGCCGGTACCTGTACGAGCCCGACGGCGCCGTGATCCGCGCCCACCTGGTCGCCGAGGTCGCCGAGGAACTGGCGGGCGGGCTGATCGACCCCACGATCGCCTACGTCACCGCCGACGAGCACCATGTCACCCCGTACGCGACGGCGTACGAGATCACCGACCGGCTTCCCTTCAACGTGAAGAAGTTGAAGGCCCTACTGCGGGAGCGCGAGGTCGGCATCCTCACCGTGAAGAAGCGGGGGTCGGCCGTGGAGCCGGAGGAACTGCGCAAGAAGGTCAAGCCACAGGGCCGCAACGCGGCAACGGTCTTCCTGACCCGCGTCGCAGGCGCCCCGACGATGCTGATCGGCCACCCGGCGTAG
- a CDS encoding polysaccharide deacetylase family protein translates to MRFVRQNDLKGAKRVTGRGCGGVRGGIVLLAVAAVVSGCGGGGAEKALERGSAGLRGGAEAGAAAGTAEPAHGRPGGARQHGQRRLDAPAARALDAYAGKVRRAHAARVAAAKRWGLAKVPLSAPAPPARKPELRTRKGFEVDGHVEDGLPPVFTTVPTRHKVVFLTIDDGAEKDPAFLRMMTDLRIPYTAFLSDYLIKEDYGYFERMRDRGVALHNHTLRHRHLPALSYAAQKREICGMQDVLERRYGTRPTLFRPPYGSYDRDTLRAAATCGVEAVPLWNEEVFVDRWDYRESDRELRPGDIVLSHFRGPSDWKGTMPDMIRRFLNLVTAEGYAVARLEDYL, encoded by the coding sequence ATGCGATTCGTACGACAAAATGATCTAAAGGGTGCGAAACGGGTGACCGGGAGGGGGTGCGGCGGCGTCCGGGGCGGCATCGTGCTCCTCGCCGTCGCGGCCGTGGTGTCCGGATGCGGCGGGGGAGGCGCCGAGAAGGCCCTGGAGCGGGGCTCCGCCGGGCTGCGCGGTGGCGCCGAGGCCGGGGCGGCCGCCGGGACCGCCGAACCCGCCCACGGCCGGCCGGGCGGGGCGCGACAGCACGGACAGCGGCGCCTCGACGCGCCCGCCGCGCGGGCCCTGGACGCGTACGCCGGGAAGGTGCGCCGGGCGCACGCGGCGCGGGTCGCCGCAGCGAAGCGCTGGGGGCTGGCGAAGGTGCCGCTGAGCGCGCCCGCGCCGCCGGCGCGGAAGCCGGAGCTCAGGACCCGCAAGGGATTCGAGGTCGACGGCCATGTCGAGGACGGCCTTCCCCCGGTCTTCACCACCGTCCCCACCCGTCACAAGGTCGTCTTCCTCACCATCGACGACGGCGCCGAGAAGGACCCCGCGTTCCTGCGGATGATGACCGACCTGCGGATCCCGTACACCGCCTTCCTCAGCGACTACCTGATCAAGGAGGACTACGGCTATTTCGAGCGGATGCGGGACCGTGGCGTCGCCCTCCACAACCACACCCTCCGCCACCGCCATCTGCCCGCGCTCTCCTACGCCGCCCAGAAGCGGGAGATCTGCGGGATGCAGGACGTGCTCGAGAGGCGGTACGGCACCCGGCCCACCCTCTTCCGGCCGCCGTACGGCAGCTACGACCGGGACACCCTCCGCGCCGCCGCGACCTGCGGCGTCGAGGCCGTCCCCCTGTGGAACGAGGAGGTGTTCGTCGACCGCTGGGACTACCGCGAGTCGGACCGCGAACTCCGCCCCGGCGACATCGTCCTCAGCCACTTCCGGGGCCCGTCCGACTGGAAGGGCACCATGCCCGACATGATCCGCCGCTTCCTGAACCTGGTCACCGCCGAGGGGTACGCGGTGGCGAGGCTGGAGGACTACCTGTGA
- a CDS encoding polysaccharide deacetylase family protein yields MGAALSVVTVLAALLLAGCVTAHPDPADPGVRAAGPGGRTASESQPPTHGPTRPSKPPSKPPSTPPRRPELAPPPASPSPTPPAPLSVQPSLTPPPYRRWGLDAPLAAAPQPPDRQSAPRAAAPGLLPVVDRVPTRDKVVFLTYDDGAERDPRFVDMVRELRLPVSMFLTDSVVGPGYGHFARLRAVGATVQNHTLDHTALRGLPYAGQRAEICGQQNKLKQRFGVRPTLFRPPYGVHDTTTLRAAADCGLSAVVLWRASMQIHDLRYAVGDRLRPGDIVLAGFRGPDQLKGTTLTEMTTRLLRRVQEQGLTVGRLEDYL; encoded by the coding sequence GTGGGTGCCGCCCTCTCCGTCGTCACGGTCCTGGCCGCTCTGCTCCTCGCCGGGTGCGTCACCGCGCACCCGGACCCCGCCGATCCCGGCGTTCGCGCCGCCGGCCCGGGAGGCAGGACGGCGAGCGAGAGCCAGCCGCCGACGCACGGTCCGACGCGGCCATCGAAACCGCCATCGAAACCGCCATCGACACCGCCCCGCCGACCGGAGCTCGCGCCGCCCCCTGCCTCCCCGTCACCCACGCCGCCTGCGCCCCTCTCGGTTCAGCCCTCCCTCACCCCACCCCCCTACCGCCGCTGGGGCCTGGACGCCCCCCTCGCCGCCGCGCCGCAGCCCCCCGACCGGCAGTCGGCTCCGCGCGCCGCCGCGCCCGGGCTGCTGCCCGTCGTCGATCGTGTGCCCACCCGGGACAAGGTCGTCTTCCTCACCTACGACGACGGGGCCGAGCGGGATCCCCGGTTCGTCGACATGGTGCGTGAGCTGCGGCTGCCGGTGAGCATGTTCCTGACGGACAGCGTCGTGGGCCCGGGATACGGCCACTTCGCCCGGCTACGGGCGGTCGGCGCGACCGTGCAGAACCACACGCTCGACCACACCGCCCTGCGCGGCCTGCCGTACGCCGGACAGCGCGCCGAGATCTGCGGCCAGCAGAACAAGCTCAAGCAGCGCTTCGGCGTCCGGCCGACCCTCTTCCGCCCGCCCTACGGCGTCCACGACACCACCACGCTCCGCGCCGCCGCCGACTGCGGCCTCTCCGCGGTCGTCCTGTGGCGCGCGTCCATGCAGATCCACGACCTGCGCTACGCCGTCGGCGACCGCCTCCGCCCCGGCGACATCGTCCTCGCCGGATTCCGGGGCCCGGACCAGCTGAAAGGCACCACCCTCACGGAGATGACGACCCGGCTGCTGCGCCGCGTCCAGGAGCAGGGCCTGACGGTCGGCCGCCTGGAGGACTACCTCTGA
- the groES gene encoding co-chaperone GroES has product MTTTSSKVAIKPLEDRIVVQPLDAEQTTASGLVIPDTAKEKPQEGVVLAVGPGRFEDGQRLPLDVSVGDIVLYSKYGGTEVKYNGEEYLVLSARDVLAIVEK; this is encoded by the coding sequence GTGACGACCACCAGCTCCAAGGTTGCCATCAAGCCGCTCGAGGACCGCATCGTGGTCCAGCCGCTCGACGCCGAGCAGACCACCGCCTCTGGCCTGGTCATCCCGGACACCGCGAAGGAGAAGCCCCAGGAGGGCGTCGTCCTCGCCGTGGGTCCGGGTCGCTTCGAGGACGGCCAGCGGCTGCCGCTCGACGTCTCCGTCGGCGACATCGTGCTGTACAGCAAGTACGGCGGCACCGAGGTGAAGTACAACGGCGAGGAGTACCTCGTCCTCTCGGCTCGCGACGTGCTCGCGATCGTCGAGAAGTAG